A genomic window from Aestuariirhabdus litorea includes:
- a CDS encoding NAD(P)-dependent oxidoreductase gives MNLALTEGGDRMSARVAFIGLGVMGYPMAGYLAKQGNEVRVYNRTAAKAAAWVDTYGGESAMTPAEAAEGADFVFACVGNDDDLRAVTLGNEGAFAGMREGAIFIDHTTASAEVARELAAAAASQGVGFLDAPVSGGQAGAENGVLTVMVGGDAGVFAQAEPLIQAFARSVRLMGPAGAGQLTKMVNQICIAGVVQGLSEGLHFARNAGLDAEAVVEVISKGAAQSWQMENRYKTMLAGEFEHGFAVDWMRKDLDIVLSEARKNGSHLPVTAVVDQFYSEVQAMGGNRWDTSSLFARLESMKAKK, from the coding sequence TTGAATCTTGCACTTACTGAGGGGGGCGATCGGATGTCGGCACGGGTAGCGTTTATCGGGTTGGGGGTGATGGGGTACCCCATGGCGGGGTATCTGGCCAAACAGGGGAATGAGGTCAGGGTCTACAACCGTACGGCGGCCAAGGCAGCAGCCTGGGTCGACACTTACGGTGGCGAGTCGGCGATGACCCCGGCCGAGGCGGCCGAGGGGGCGGACTTCGTCTTTGCTTGTGTGGGTAACGATGATGACCTGCGGGCGGTGACCCTCGGTAACGAGGGCGCTTTTGCAGGGATGCGAGAAGGGGCGATCTTTATTGACCACACCACGGCTTCGGCGGAGGTGGCCCGTGAATTGGCTGCGGCGGCGGCCAGCCAGGGGGTCGGGTTCCTTGACGCCCCGGTCTCCGGTGGGCAGGCGGGAGCCGAGAACGGAGTGCTGACGGTCATGGTGGGGGGGGACGCCGGGGTGTTCGCACAGGCAGAGCCACTGATCCAGGCCTTCGCTCGCTCGGTGCGCCTGATGGGACCGGCCGGAGCCGGCCAGTTGACCAAGATGGTGAACCAGATCTGTATTGCCGGTGTTGTGCAGGGGCTTTCCGAAGGGCTGCATTTTGCCCGCAATGCCGGTCTCGATGCCGAGGCGGTGGTGGAGGTGATCTCCAAGGGAGCGGCGCAGTCATGGCAGATGGAAAATCGCTATAAAACCATGCTCGCGGGTGAGTTTGAGCATGGCTTTGCGGTGGACTGGATGCGTAAGGACCTGGATATTGTGTTGAGCGAAGCACGCAAGAATGGGAGCCATCTGCCGGTCACCGCGGTGGTGGACCAGTTCTACTCCGAGGTGCAGGCGATGGGGGGCAATCGCTGGGACACCTCCAGTCTGTTTGCCCGCCTTGAGTCAATGAAAGCGAAAAAATAG
- a CDS encoding PilZ domain-containing protein, which yields MANEQRRGNRVPRVERVLVQMAASSYDHLLSGETVSARTRDISQQGFRAILDQEVAVGTVLQICISVTDHQRRYLLSAEVCWCSPSDGGSTCAGFRILPSEDSDYEGWMNAFSGIDQGRARRSH from the coding sequence GTGGCGAACGAGCAGCGTCGAGGGAACCGGGTACCCCGGGTTGAGCGGGTATTGGTGCAAATGGCCGCTTCCTCCTACGATCATCTGTTAAGCGGGGAAACGGTGTCGGCCCGCACACGGGATATCTCGCAGCAGGGGTTCAGGGCCATTCTCGACCAGGAGGTGGCGGTTGGGACTGTGCTGCAAATCTGTATCTCCGTCACCGATCACCAGCGTCGCTACCTGTTGAGTGCCGAGGTGTGCTGGTGTTCTCCCTCTGATGGCGGCTCCACCTGCGCCGGGTTTCGTATTCTTCCCAGTGAAGACTCCGACTATGAGGGGTGGATGAACGCCTTCAGTGGTATCGATCAGGGGCGGGCGCGCCGTTCCCATTAG
- a CDS encoding tRNA-uridine aminocarboxypropyltransferase, whose translation MGLNYEGRGAGVKRCTECQLPVGACICGYRPRLPSGCSFWILTHRKEFFKPSNSARLIGACLPDVRFFRWQRTEPDAELLALLEDARYRPVLVFPREMAPLNPRSAAFSEKGAGRRAFLLLDGTWQQALKIYRKSPYLHGLPLLSLEPESPSSYGLRRSRSDRQLCTAEVAVELLRGEGELESATQLQNYFRVFCHAYLEARNHREPGCLPEMDALLAYRAERPD comes from the coding sequence GTGGGGTTGAACTATGAGGGGCGCGGGGCCGGGGTTAAGCGCTGTACAGAGTGCCAGTTGCCCGTGGGGGCCTGCATCTGTGGCTACCGTCCGCGGCTTCCCTCCGGTTGCAGCTTCTGGATCCTCACCCATCGCAAGGAGTTTTTTAAACCCAGCAACAGCGCTCGCCTGATCGGCGCCTGCCTCCCCGATGTGCGCTTCTTTCGCTGGCAGCGGACCGAACCCGATGCCGAGCTGTTGGCGTTGCTGGAGGATGCTCGCTATCGACCGGTGCTGGTGTTTCCCCGTGAGATGGCACCACTTAACCCGCGATCGGCTGCTTTTTCCGAGAAGGGAGCGGGGCGCAGGGCTTTTCTGCTGCTGGACGGTACCTGGCAGCAGGCGCTGAAGATCTACCGCAAAAGCCCCTACCTGCACGGACTGCCGCTGTTGTCACTGGAACCGGAGTCGCCCTCGAGCTATGGGCTTCGCCGATCCCGCAGCGATCGCCAGCTCTGCACGGCGGAAGTGGCGGTTGAGCTGTTGCGAGGGGAGGGGGAGCTGGAGTCGGCGACCCAGCTGCAGAACTACTTCAGGGTGTTTTGTCACGCCTATCTGGAGGCGCGTAACCACCGAGAGCCCGGATGCCTGCCCGAGATGGATGCGCTACTGGCGTATCGCGCTGAGCGCCCCGACTGA
- a CDS encoding glutamine synthetase family protein — translation MMNFANEEEARRFLDENPDIEAVELFLIDPNGVPRGKLLHRSELLPIYRSGRPLPSSIMALTIQGEDVEESGLVWDVADADCWTYPIAGSLARQTWRSRPTAQVQVAMHPQSGLPAAVADPRQVLTRTIERLRQGGYHPVMAVELEFYLLDQRPDACGSPQPALQADGQRPASPQVYGVAELEQLHPFLDDLYEACAAQGLPLRTAISEYAPGQLELTLEHRSDALQAVDEGVRYKRVVKGVAARHGYQACFMAKPFGELAGSGMHLHVSLADAEGNNLYASEDPTGTPLLHHSIGGMMDRLSESLALFCPNANSYRRFQSNSYAPLGRNWGVNNRTVSFRIPGGAAASRHIEHRICGADANPYLAAAAVLAAIEHGVRNRIPPGPITEGNGYLQEQQAIPTDWLSSLNLLAGSSWAAEAFGAEFLRVYLAVKRREYQSFMGEVGEQDWRWYLAPA, via the coding sequence ATGATGAATTTCGCTAATGAGGAGGAGGCTCGCCGCTTCCTCGATGAAAACCCCGATATTGAAGCCGTTGAGCTGTTTTTGATCGACCCCAACGGTGTGCCCCGGGGCAAGCTGCTCCACCGCTCGGAACTGTTGCCGATCTATCGCAGTGGTCGACCTTTGCCCAGCTCTATCATGGCTCTCACCATTCAGGGGGAGGATGTGGAGGAGAGTGGGCTGGTGTGGGATGTGGCCGACGCCGACTGCTGGACCTACCCGATCGCCGGCAGCCTGGCGCGCCAGACCTGGCGCAGCCGGCCAACGGCACAGGTACAGGTTGCAATGCATCCGCAGAGCGGGTTGCCCGCCGCGGTAGCGGACCCGCGACAGGTGCTGACCAGGACCATCGAGCGCCTGCGGCAGGGAGGGTATCACCCGGTGATGGCGGTTGAACTGGAGTTCTATCTATTGGATCAGCGTCCCGATGCCTGCGGTTCTCCGCAGCCGGCCCTACAGGCCGATGGGCAGCGACCCGCATCGCCCCAGGTGTATGGGGTCGCCGAGCTGGAGCAGTTGCACCCCTTTCTCGATGACCTCTATGAGGCCTGCGCCGCCCAGGGGCTGCCATTACGCACCGCCATCTCCGAGTATGCGCCGGGCCAGCTCGAGCTTACCCTGGAGCATCGCAGTGACGCCCTGCAGGCCGTGGATGAAGGGGTTCGTTACAAGCGGGTCGTGAAGGGCGTTGCGGCCCGGCACGGGTATCAGGCGTGCTTTATGGCCAAACCCTTCGGCGAGCTGGCGGGTTCCGGTATGCACCTTCACGTGAGTCTTGCTGATGCCGAGGGTAATAACCTGTACGCCAGCGAGGACCCAACCGGGACCCCCCTGCTGCACCATTCGATCGGTGGCATGATGGATCGCCTGTCGGAGTCGCTGGCCCTGTTTTGCCCCAATGCCAACTCCTATCGGCGCTTCCAGTCCAATAGCTATGCGCCGCTGGGGCGCAACTGGGGGGTGAACAATCGTACCGTCTCGTTCCGTATTCCGGGTGGCGCCGCCGCCAGTCGTCATATCGAACACCGGATCTGTGGCGCCGATGCCAATCCCTACCTGGCAGCGGCGGCGGTACTGGCGGCCATTGAGCACGGAGTCCGCAACCGTATACCTCCGGGTCCCATTACCGAGGGCAACGGTTACCTGCAGGAGCAGCAGGCGATTCCTACCGACTGGCTCAGCAGCCTCAATTTGTTGGCCGGGTCGAGCTGGGCCGCCGAGGCTTTTGGGGCCGAATTTCTGCGGGTTTACCTGGCGGTGAAGCGGCGGGAGTACCAAAGTTTTATGGGGGAGGTGGGGGAACAGGACTGGCGCTGGTACCTGGCGCCGGCTTAA
- a CDS encoding aspartate aminotransferase family protein — protein sequence MTSSGIDSSAVALFSARESERFLSNNPQSVAMAERARASLYKGVPMHWMSDWSTPVPLFVSHAKGARFYDVDGHEYVDFCLGDTGTMFGHSPDPIAHAIAEQGARGLTTMLPGEDAIHCGELLSQRFGLPYWQVTTTATDANRFVVRWARAITQRKVLLVFDGCYHGTVDDVMVRCREGQTVHRSGLVGQAYDLTQYSRSIPFNDLEALEAALAQGDVAALLCEPAMTNIGMVLPDPGFMAKCRELTRRYGSLLVIDETHTISTGMGGCTRQWELDPDFFVVGKPIAGGVPCGVYGCSAEMAEAMASVGKGSSEETAGHGHSGMGTTLSANALAMHCMRANLEQVMTQQAYDHMLPLAAELAEGFRRVIRDHRLQWSVTQLGARCEFQFCPTPPKTGAQAEAAFHDELQMALHLYLINRGILITPFHNMTLCCPDTSREDVARLIETLDQGIGELLAIPGARS from the coding sequence ATGACTTCCAGTGGTATCGATTCCAGCGCGGTGGCGCTTTTTTCAGCTCGTGAAAGCGAGCGTTTTCTATCTAATAACCCCCAGTCCGTTGCGATGGCCGAGCGGGCACGTGCTTCCCTCTACAAGGGGGTACCCATGCACTGGATGTCTGACTGGTCAACTCCGGTTCCGCTGTTTGTCAGTCACGCCAAGGGGGCGCGTTTTTACGATGTGGATGGCCATGAGTATGTCGACTTTTGCCTGGGGGACACGGGCACTATGTTTGGCCACTCACCGGATCCCATCGCCCATGCGATAGCCGAGCAGGGTGCCCGTGGATTAACTACCATGCTGCCGGGGGAGGACGCGATCCACTGCGGGGAGCTGCTCAGCCAGCGCTTCGGTTTGCCCTACTGGCAGGTCACTACCACTGCCACCGATGCCAACCGGTTTGTGGTGCGCTGGGCGCGTGCCATTACCCAGCGCAAGGTGTTGCTGGTGTTTGATGGCTGCTACCACGGCACCGTTGACGATGTCATGGTGCGCTGTCGCGAGGGGCAGACAGTGCACCGTTCGGGGTTGGTGGGGCAAGCCTATGACCTGACCCAATACAGCCGTTCAATCCCTTTTAATGACCTGGAGGCGCTCGAAGCGGCCCTCGCACAGGGGGATGTGGCAGCCCTGTTGTGTGAACCGGCGATGACCAATATTGGCATGGTGCTGCCTGACCCTGGCTTCATGGCCAAGTGCCGGGAGTTGACCCGCCGGTACGGTAGCCTGTTGGTGATCGACGAGACCCATACCATCTCGACCGGGATGGGGGGGTGCACCCGCCAGTGGGAGCTGGACCCTGACTTCTTTGTGGTCGGCAAACCAATTGCCGGCGGCGTGCCTTGCGGTGTCTATGGTTGTAGCGCGGAGATGGCCGAGGCGATGGCGTCTGTGGGCAAGGGATCCAGCGAAGAGACAGCGGGGCACGGGCACAGTGGCATGGGCACCACCCTGTCGGCCAATGCGCTGGCCATGCATTGCATGCGGGCTAACCTGGAGCAGGTGATGACCCAGCAGGCCTACGACCATATGCTGCCGCTGGCCGCTGAGCTTGCGGAGGGCTTTCGTCGGGTGATTCGTGACCACCGCCTGCAGTGGTCTGTGACCCAGCTAGGGGCTCGATGCGAGTTCCAGTTTTGCCCCACTCCTCCCAAAACAGGGGCGCAGGCGGAGGCGGCATTCCACGATGAATTGCAGATGGCCCTCCATCTCTACCTGATCAACCGAGGTATCCTGATTACCCCCTTTCACAACATGACCCTCTGTTGCCCCGACACCAGCCGGGAGGATGTGGCTCGCCTGATTGAGACCCTGGACCAGGGCATAGGGGAACTGTTGGCCATACCCGGTGCCCGCAGTTAG
- a CDS encoding fumarylacetoacetate hydrolase family protein, which produces MKLINFINRSSQQQGVGLVVGERILDLASALPSLPRNMRGLLEQLEQWRPQLEALAAGDHQEHLISYDQIRLLPVVDNPEKVICIGRNYADHAKESGGEVLEYPEIFLRTAGSLIAHGEDIVRPACSDKLDYEVEVAIIIGKKIRHATPDNALDAIAGYCIFNDASIRDYQMKTPQWCIGKNFDSTGALGPYLVTADELPRGLKGARLQTRLNGELVQDSNIDHLCFDMERLVIILSECMTLKPGDVIATGTPAGVGFSFRPPKWMKHGDVVSLQVEGLGTLENGVVDEAR; this is translated from the coding sequence ATGAAATTGATCAACTTTATTAACCGGTCGAGCCAGCAGCAGGGTGTTGGGCTTGTGGTGGGTGAACGCATTCTCGATCTTGCGAGCGCTTTACCCTCGCTGCCTCGGAACATGCGTGGTTTGCTGGAACAGCTCGAACAGTGGAGGCCTCAACTTGAGGCATTGGCTGCAGGTGACCATCAAGAGCACCTGATCAGCTATGACCAGATCAGGCTGCTACCGGTGGTGGATAACCCCGAGAAGGTGATCTGCATCGGCCGCAACTACGCCGACCATGCCAAGGAGTCCGGTGGTGAGGTGCTTGAGTACCCCGAGATCTTCCTGCGTACCGCCGGTTCATTGATTGCACATGGTGAGGATATTGTTCGTCCTGCCTGCTCGGATAAGCTCGATTACGAAGTCGAGGTCGCTATCATCATCGGCAAAAAAATCCGTCATGCTACTCCTGATAATGCGCTGGATGCGATAGCCGGCTACTGCATCTTCAATGATGCCTCCATTCGTGATTATCAGATGAAAACCCCACAGTGGTGTATCGGCAAGAATTTTGACAGTACAGGGGCGCTGGGTCCCTATCTGGTCACCGCCGATGAGCTTCCGCGGGGATTGAAGGGGGCACGACTGCAGACCCGACTCAATGGTGAGCTGGTGCAGGACAGCAACATCGATCACCTGTGCTTCGATATGGAGCGGCTGGTCATTATCCTCAGTGAATGCATGACCCTTAAACCCGGAGATGTGATCGCCACCGGCACACCGGCCGGGGTTGGTTTTTCCTTCCGTCCGCCCAAATGGATGAAACACGGGGATGTTGTCAGTCTGCAGGTGGAGGGGCTGGGAACGCTGGAAAACGGGGTGGTCGACGAGGCCCGTTAA
- a CDS encoding 2-hydroxyacid dehydrogenase, with protein MTSTFVLIRPLPLPPLTANGETLQTKLYEGDPSVFEGAQAILTTVLDPIDATLIAQLPDSIKLIASIGVGYDHIDLEAASARGISVTTTPVVTEDTADLAFLLILAASRQLTANERFLREGQWSDTQPVGALGKTVHGTRLGIIGFGEIGQAVARRARAFNMEILYHGPNPKPEAAAALEATFYADLDAMLGEADIVSINCPLNESTRHIMNAERISAMKPDAVLINTGRGPLVDEQALVDAMKGGHLAAAGLDVYEDEPKVNPGLLTLPNVTLAPHIGSATAQCRGAMVGCAIKNILAFFEERDLLTKIN; from the coding sequence ATGACCTCTACCTTTGTTTTGATCCGCCCGCTACCCTTGCCCCCGCTGACCGCCAATGGTGAAACGCTGCAAACCAAACTCTATGAGGGGGACCCCTCGGTCTTCGAGGGGGCACAGGCGATCTTGACTACTGTACTCGACCCCATTGATGCCACCTTGATTGCTCAACTTCCCGACTCCATCAAACTGATCGCCAGTATCGGGGTCGGTTACGATCATATTGACCTTGAGGCAGCTTCGGCTCGCGGGATCAGTGTGACTACAACGCCAGTGGTTACGGAGGACACGGCCGACCTGGCGTTCCTGTTGATCCTCGCCGCCAGTCGTCAGCTCACAGCCAACGAGCGTTTTTTACGTGAAGGGCAGTGGAGTGACACGCAGCCGGTGGGCGCTCTGGGTAAAACGGTACACGGAACCCGGTTGGGCATCATCGGCTTTGGCGAGATTGGGCAGGCGGTTGCGCGCCGCGCCAGGGCGTTCAATATGGAGATCCTCTACCACGGTCCTAACCCAAAGCCAGAGGCCGCTGCTGCACTGGAGGCAACCTTCTATGCCGACCTGGACGCTATGCTGGGAGAGGCCGATATCGTGTCAATCAACTGTCCCTTAAATGAGTCAACCCGGCACATTATGAATGCCGAGCGAATTTCGGCGATGAAGCCCGATGCGGTATTAATCAATACCGGTCGTGGTCCCTTGGTCGATGAGCAAGCCCTGGTGGATGCCATGAAAGGAGGGCACCTCGCCGCAGCAGGGCTCGATGTCTATGAAGATGAGCCGAAGGTAAACCCCGGTCTTTTGACGTTACCTAACGTGACCCTGGCTCCTCACATCGGCAGCGCAACGGCACAGTGTCGCGGCGCCATGGTCGGTTGTGCTATAAAGAATATCCTTGCGTTTTTTGAAGAGCGAGATTTGCTCACAAAAATTAATTAA
- a CDS encoding alpha/beta fold hydrolase — translation MQQFEQRFVRSGDLSICVYIAGEGEPLLLIHGYPETHLCWWDLAPKLVAEGYQVICPDLRGYGASDKPVGTADHANYSKRAMASDMIAIMDALGHERFRVVGHDRGARVTHRLCLDHPDRVLNATLIDIIPTRTFYEQVTHASAQAYFHWFFLTQPHPLPERLIGGDPLIYLHRGLGSRLGGVEAIEPEVLAAFEANMTDPAVIHATCEDYRAGATIDLEHDRADQHKKISCPLLVVWGTLGPMGQLFDVLATWQDKAIDVRGAGLECGHYPAQEKPDELLALLNDFL, via the coding sequence ATGCAGCAATTTGAACAGCGTTTTGTACGCAGTGGTGATCTCTCTATCTGCGTTTATATCGCCGGAGAGGGAGAACCCCTGCTGCTGATACACGGTTACCCGGAAACCCATCTGTGTTGGTGGGATTTGGCACCGAAGCTGGTAGCTGAAGGCTATCAGGTGATCTGCCCCGACCTGCGGGGCTACGGCGCCAGCGATAAGCCGGTCGGTACAGCCGATCATGCCAACTACAGCAAGCGCGCCATGGCGAGCGATATGATTGCGATTATGGATGCGCTGGGGCACGAGCGCTTCCGGGTTGTCGGGCATGACCGGGGGGCAAGGGTGACCCACCGACTCTGTCTGGACCACCCGGACCGGGTACTCAATGCAACCCTGATCGATATTATTCCAACCCGTACTTTCTACGAGCAGGTTACTCACGCCAGTGCCCAGGCCTACTTTCACTGGTTTTTTCTTACCCAGCCACACCCGCTGCCAGAACGGCTGATCGGCGGAGACCCCTTGATCTACCTGCATCGGGGGCTGGGGTCACGGCTTGGCGGTGTTGAGGCGATTGAGCCGGAGGTGTTGGCTGCCTTCGAAGCCAATATGACGGATCCTGCAGTGATTCATGCCACCTGTGAGGACTATCGCGCCGGAGCGACCATTGATCTGGAGCACGACCGGGCTGATCAGCACAAAAAGATCAGCTGCCCCCTGTTGGTGGTGTGGGGTACGCTGGGTCCCATGGGACAGCTCTTTGATGTTCTTGCAACCTGGCAGGATAAGGCGATCGATGTCCGCGGTGCCGGTCTCGAGTGCGGGCACTACCCGGCGCAGGAAAAGCCCGATGAGTTGCTGGCCCTGTTGAACGATTTTCTGTAA
- a CDS encoding DUF5602 domain-containing protein: protein MLPTPCNNWCALPHFLTAALLTSAGVASAQSGAGIYEGKPVPIGNGTARTVVKSNGQGEVISIGVVFTPEMLEGLPSAYQGESPNFPYPLSMPTTGPATMVDHVLINWESEGHPPQKVYDVPHFDFHFYLVSPSERMKVSFGSPEESAAPEQQPSTDLLPEGYLLPPGTAVPQMGAHAIDPTAAEFNQQPFTTTFIYGYYNRQQTFLEPMISLAFLQSRPDFTSAVPRPQAYSKPGPYPSSYSVKYHPATNLYEVSLGEIR, encoded by the coding sequence ATGCTCCCGACTCCATGCAACAACTGGTGTGCCCTGCCTCACTTTCTCACGGCAGCCCTACTGACATCAGCGGGAGTGGCTTCGGCCCAAAGCGGAGCTGGCATCTATGAGGGAAAACCCGTACCCATAGGCAATGGCACCGCCCGAACGGTGGTTAAAAGTAACGGGCAGGGAGAGGTGATTTCAATCGGGGTCGTGTTTACACCCGAGATGCTCGAAGGTCTGCCCAGTGCGTATCAGGGTGAGTCCCCGAACTTTCCCTACCCGCTATCGATGCCGACAACCGGGCCAGCAACAATGGTTGATCACGTCCTAATCAACTGGGAGTCAGAGGGGCATCCACCACAAAAGGTTTACGACGTACCGCATTTTGACTTCCATTTTTACCTGGTCAGTCCATCGGAGCGGATGAAGGTTTCTTTTGGCAGCCCCGAGGAGTCCGCGGCCCCTGAACAGCAGCCATCGACCGACCTCCTGCCCGAAGGCTACCTTCTGCCACCAGGCACCGCCGTACCCCAAATGGGCGCGCATGCGATCGACCCGACTGCGGCCGAATTCAATCAGCAGCCTTTTACCACCACCTTTATTTACGGCTACTACAACCGGCAACAGACTTTCCTCGAGCCGATGATCTCTCTGGCGTTCCTTCAGTCCAGGCCCGACTTCACGAGCGCGGTACCTCGGCCCCAAGCCTACAGCAAGCCGGGACCCTACCCCTCCAGCTACAGCGTCAAATATCACCCGGCCACCAACCTGTACGAGGTTTCCCTAGGGGAAATACGCTAG
- a CDS encoding regulatory protein RecX, whose product MSESADIRRAAMNLLARREHSRQELFEKLQRRFSQELVDPELDRLADENLQSDERFTESFIRSRLARYQGPARIRGELRQRGVQEALYERVLSGIPVDWFALLAELNQRKFAGAPAANAAEKARRIRFFQYRGFSFDQISSLMD is encoded by the coding sequence ATGTCTGAATCCGCCGATATCCGGCGCGCCGCCATGAACCTGCTGGCGCGCCGTGAGCACTCCCGCCAGGAACTGTTTGAAAAGCTGCAACGGCGCTTTTCGCAGGAGCTGGTTGACCCTGAACTCGATCGATTGGCCGATGAAAACCTGCAGAGCGATGAGCGCTTTACAGAGAGTTTTATCCGTAGCCGACTGGCCCGGTATCAGGGCCCTGCGCGCATAAGGGGTGAACTCCGCCAACGGGGGGTACAGGAAGCGCTTTACGAGCGGGTGCTGTCCGGCATCCCGGTTGACTGGTTTGCGCTATTGGCGGAGCTGAATCAGCGCAAGTTTGCTGGAGCGCCCGCCGCTAACGCGGCTGAAAAGGCGCGCCGTATCCGCTTTTTCCAGTATCGTGGATTCAGTTTTGACCAGATCAGTTCCCTGATGGATTAA